From Primulina huaijiensis isolate GDHJ02 chromosome 15, ASM1229523v2, whole genome shotgun sequence, one genomic window encodes:
- the LOC140958800 gene encoding uncharacterized protein, with protein MGNYTSCTLPGPVAKNSTRGTKVILPCGELRRIHELTKAAELMVETPNYFLVNAESLRVGRRFSALNADEDLEMGNTYVFFPMKRLNSAATAADMDKLSAAANPATKRVGVRILPEFGEAASQHVVECVEKVSPPKLDLDDFQQLSALEMKHRLSVFCRSKKPLLETIMEEPAGFRR; from the coding sequence ATGGGAAATTACACTTCTTGCACCCTACCAGGCCCAGTGGCCAAGAACTCAACCAGGGGCACTAAAGTCATTCTTCCTTGCGGCGAACTCCGGCGAATACACGAGCTCACAAAGGCCGCCGAGCTAATGGTGGAGACGCCGAATTATTTCCTGGTTAACGCCGAATCCCTGCGGGTCGGGAGACGCTTTTCGGCCCTGAACGCCGATGAAGACCTCGAAATGGGAAACACCTACGTTTTCTTCCCGATGAAACGACTGAACTCGGCGGCGACGGCGGCGGACATGGACAAGCTTTCCGCTGCGGCGAATCCCGCCACGAAAAGGGTCGGCGTTAGGATATTGCCGGAATTCGGCGAGGCCGCCTCGCAGCATGTTGTGGAGTGTGTCGAAAAAGTTTCGCCGCCGAAGTTGGATTTGGATGATTTCCAACAACTTTCGGCGCTGGAAATGAAGCACCGATTGTCGGTTTTCTGCCGGTCGAAGAAGCCTTTGCTGGAGACTATTATGGAAGAACCGGCCGGTTTTAGGCGATGA